One genomic segment of Flavobacteriaceae bacterium includes these proteins:
- a CDS encoding DUF2442 domain-containing protein — protein sequence MEVLKIWFDNKNIFLKTKKGIEKSMPLKWFPRLQNATPKQREGFELSPYGIHWKNIDEDLSFEGFLKFQKDEVEV from the coding sequence ATGGAAGTTTTAAAAATTTGGTTCGACAATAAAAACATATTTCTTAAAACAAAAAAAGGAATTGAAAAGTCGATGCCCTTAAAATGGTTTCCCAGGTTACAAAATGCAACACCAAAACAAAGAGAGGGTTTTGAACTTTCACCGTATGGAATTCACTGGAAAAACATAGATGAAGATTTGAGTTTTGAAGGTTTTTTAAAATTTCAAAAAGATGAGGTAGAAGTGTAA